The following nucleotide sequence is from Vibrio fluvialis.
GCGTTTAATGACCATCGTTGCCCAACGCGTCAATCTCGATCCGAAAAATGTGTTTGGCTATGTGCTGGGCGAACACGGTAGCCACTGTTTTACGCCCAAAAGTTTAATCAGTATCGCTGGACAAGCCGCAGACTATTACTGCGATGCGAACCATCTTGACCGGATTGACGCCGATGAGCTGCTTGAGTCCGTCAAACAGGCGGGCTATGAAATTTTCAAACGTAAAAACAACACCACGCACGGTATCGCGGCCAGTGTATTTCGTATTATTCAGGCGGTGACCATCAACGAACATTCGGTGCTGCCAGTCGGTACTCTGCTACGCGGAGAGTATGGTCTGAAAGATGTGGTGCTGAGTTTGCCAGCCGTGGTTGGACGCAACGGGGTGGAAAAAATCCTGATTCATCCGTTTACCGATGATGAAATGCAGACCCTGAAATCAATCGCAGATAACTTGCGGGAAAACATGATAAACGTCGCCAAATCGACAGGATTTAGCTACTAATTTGATCGGGCGAGTGTTTTTACTCGCCCGTTTTCGTTTTTTACGTGCCAGAGCCGCCGGTAGTGCTATGCTTACTTTAATCCAAGGAGTGGACAGACCAGCGAAGGAAACGCGTGAAATTACATACTCTTAAAGGTTATATCCAAAACATCTATCTCGCCGAATACCCGGATAAACTGCTGTTGCTTGATGGTGCCAGCCGTGCCGATGTGCCCGTGATTCAGGCATTCATTGAAAAGACACTTGAGCGCCCATTCCGCGACTTAAAAGCGGTGGTCGTTACCCACATGCATCCGGATCATGCCGGTGGTGCGCATAAGCTGCGCGAACTGACCGGGTGCAAAATCGTTTCTGCTAACAAAACGAACCATTGGTATCAGGGCTGGGATGGCGTGTTAATGTACCTGACCGATTTAGCGTTAGCGCACTGGATGGCAAACCGCTTGCGCTGTCCGAAGCGCCGTTTGTGGTTCGCCCGTAAGCTGCGAGCAGACATTCGTTTGTGTGACGGCGACGTGATTCCGGGGTTTGAAGATTGGCAGGTGCTGGAAACACCGGGACATACCGATCGCGATTTATCGGTTTACCATCCCCAGCAGGGTATCTTGTATGTGGCAGATTTGATTGTGGAAGTGAAGAAACGGCTGATTTCTCCTTTTCCCATCTTCTATCCGAATCAGTATCGCCTCTCCGTCAAGCGCGTACTGGACCTTGCACCTAACACATTATTGCTCGCTCATGGTAAAGACATTCCCTTTGATGAAGCGGCGTATCAACATCTGATTGACACCACACCCGTTCGCCCGGCCACACACTGGCGGGTGACCAAACTGAAAGCCAAAAGTGTGATGAAATCAATATGGCTATTTGGCTTTCTGGAGCGGAAAAATCAGCTTTGAGGTATCAAAGCCCGCCGCCTGCGCTTTTTTGATGACGGCTTGCAACTCACTATCGGCAATGGTCGGTGTGCGTGACAGCAGCCATAGATAGTCGGTGTTGTAGCCGCTGACTAGCGCCAGTGAGTAATCATCTTTCAAATCAAACACCACGTAGCTGCCATAAAACGGGCCAAAGAACGACACTTTTAAGTGAGCGATATCCGGTGATTCGACAAATTTGGCTTTGCCTTCCGCTTCCTGCCATTGCTGTGCCTCTTCATTCCAGCCCCGATTGATGACCTTGACGCTGCCGTCGTCATTGAGTGAATAGGTGGCGCTGATTTGGTTCAAACCGCGTTCGAAACTGTGGTCAAGCCGAGCGATTTCGTACCAGGTCCCTAAATAACGATTGAGCTCAAAACTGCCTACGGGCGTCACTTTCTCCGGTGTTCCGGTACAGCCGCCCAGCAACATTGCCAACAAGACAAACACATTAAACTTCCACAATTTCATAACACTATCCTTTTTATCAAGACGAAAGGGCATACGTAACACCGAGCTTATGCGATCATTCTTCACCCCACGATTGTCGCCAGCAAGAAAAGCGGCTAGAATGGCAAACTTAGTTGATAATGAGAGCTTTTATCAATAACATATTCGCATTCTCACGCGGTAAATGATTACGATGATGAACCTTTTAAAACCTAGCCTTGTACTGCTTTCAGCAGCGACCATGCTTCCAGCTTATGCCAATACACTGGACGATGCGAAAGCCATTCAGACCCAAACTAATGCAGCCTCTGCTTCTAGTCAGCGCACGATCGATAAAAGCTCGGCCGCCGCGATGGAGCTGCAATCTGAGATTGAACAACTGAGCGAAGAGGTCAAAAACCTTGCCGTGTACCGAGATCACCTAGCGTCACTGGTGGTCAGTCAGGAAAGCGAGATCTCCAGTCTTCAACAGCAAATCGTCGAAATCAACCAGACTCGTCAAGGCATTGTGCCGCTGATGTACCAGATGATTGACGGACTGCAAACCAATCTGAGTCAGGATAAACCGATTCGTCTGACCGCTCGTGAAGATCGTATTGAGAAACTTAAAGCGCTGATGCCACGCGCTGATGTCAGCGATGCCGAGAAATACCGTCGTATCCTTGAAGCGTATCAAATTGAAATGGACTACGGTTCGAAACTGGGCATCTATCAGGACAAAATCCAACTGGCGGATAATGACGCTGTAGAGGCGGATATCCTGTATTTAGGCCGAGTAGCATTGATTGCTCGTAACCTGAATGCGACCAAGTACTGGTCTTGGGATCAAAAGCAGCAGCAATGGCTGTCTGTAGAGAGTGGCAACAAGGCAGATCTGGATACTGCCTTTAATCTGGCAAACCAACAGATTGCGCCAACACTCCTGACTCTTCCTGTATCCCTGACTAAAGCGGAGGCAAAATGATGACATTGAATAAACTTGTCTCTGTGATGGGGCTGAGCTTGATTCTGACTGCGCCAACCTTTGCAACAACGAATCTCGTTCAACAAGCAAAAACTGAAAACCGCACAGAGCAGACGCACAACGTGAAGCGCGAAGCGGATTTCAAAAAAACAGAACAAGAACTGAAAGCAGAAAAAGCCGCGCTGGTTGCCAAACGTAACGCTTTGCAAGCCGAAGCGGACAAGCTCTCTGCTCAGTTCAGCAAAAACGAAAACAGTCTGGCGCGTCTGGAAGAAAAACTGCGTTTAGAAACTGGCAGTTTGGGCGAAATTTTTGGCGTAGTACGTCAAAATGCGAAAGAGATTCGTGCGGAGCTGGAAAACTCCGTCACGGGTGTTGACCGTCAGCAATACGCATCGGTCATCGATGACATCGTCGCGGCAAAATCTTTACCTTCGATGAAACAGTTGATTGGTCTGTGGCATGCGATGGATGAGCAAATCCACGCCAGCGGCGAAATCAGCACGCACGATATTGCGTTTATTGACGGTGAAGGTCGCACACAAACAACTTCCGCGACCCGCATTGGTGCGCTGGGCCTGGTGACTGAGCAAGGTTACGTCAACTGGAACAACGCGCGTAAAGACGCCATCGCGTATCAGAAGCAACCAGACAATGGTCCGACATCGTCTTCTCTAGCGTCTATCGAACAGGGTGACACGGCTGCTGTGGTACTGGATCCATCACGTGGCACGCTGCTAGAGCAATTGGCTCAAGCTCCGACACTGCAACAGCGTCTGGAAGCAGGTGGCGTGATTGGTAAGATCATTCTGGTGCTGCTGGCCGTTGGCCTGATTATCGGCGTTTACCGCGGCATCGTGCTGGCGATTGCACGTCAGAAAATTCAATCGCAGCTGAAAGCACCAAATCAACCGGGTAACAACCCGCTGGGTCGTATTCTCTCTGTGTACAACAAAGAGCAGAATCGTAGCGTTGAAGCACTGGAACTGCGCTTGCTTGAAGCGGTCGTGGATGAACAAACGGGTCTGGAAAAAGGCTTGTCGATGCTGAAGCTGCTGGCTGCACTGGCACCGATGCTGGGTCTGCTCGGTACGGTGACCGGGATGATTGAGACCTTCCAGGTGATCACTCAGTTTGGTAACGGCGATCCAAAAGTGATGGCGGACGGTATCTCGATGGCACTGGTGACTACTGTGCTTGGCCTTGTGGCGGCCATGCCACTGCTGCTGGCGCACAACATCCTCAGCACGCAAGCCGAGAACATTCGCAATATTCTCGAGAAGCAGGGGATTGGTCTGGTTGCGGAAGAAGCTGAACGCGAATGTGGTATCACACCCGCTTCTCGTGTTGTTGGTAACGCAGCGTAAGGAATTAAGATGAACCAAGCAGACTGGTTGTTTTCACTGAAAAATCTGTTTTTGCCACTGTCTGAGTTTATGGCTCAGGGTGGAACAGTGCTTTGGTGGCTGGCTGCGGTCGTCGCTCTATGTTGGCTGTTGGTGGTTGAGCGCGTGATTTATCTCGCGTTCACTTTTCCGAAACAACGTAAGCAGTGGGTTGAACAGTGGCATGCCCGTAACGATCACCAATCGTGGCACGCGCACGCCATTCGCGAGGGCTGGATTGGTCAGGCGCATATCGCGCTGACCCAAAACCTCAATGTCATCAAAGTACTGGTCGCCATTTGTCCGATGCTCGGACTACTTGGCACGGTCACCGGGATGATCTCGGTGTTTGACGTAATGGCAACCCAAGGCAGCAGCAATCCTAAATTAATGGCGTCAGGCATCTCTCTTGCGACTCTGCCCACCATGGCGGGCATGGTCGCTGCGCTGGCCGGTATGTTCGTGCACGCGCGTCTGGCCAAAACCTGTCGCCTGTTTGAACTGAAATTAGAAAAATCGTTAAGGAGTCAGCGATGAGACTCGGTCGACGTCAGTCGAAACAAGAAGAGGCGCAAATCGACCTCACCTCAATGCTGGATATCGTATTCATCATGTTGATCTTCTTCATCGTGACCAGCTCGTTTGTGCGTGAGTCCGGTGTGGAAGTGAATCGTCCGTCAGCCGCCAATGTGGTGGCGCAGAAAGATGCGGGCATTTTTGTGGCCATCACCTCAGCCAACGACATCTATATCGATAAACGTCAGGTTGACGTAGAACGCGTTCAAGCGACGCTGGAGCACCTGTTACTGGAACAACCTGACGCATCACTGGTGATTCAGGCTGATGAGCATGCTTATAACGGCACCGTCGTAAAAGTGATGGATGCTGCGAAAGGGGCAGGTGTGAAGAACATCGCGCTGGCTGCGGAGAAACGCTGATGGGGCGTCTATTGTTAGCCATGCCATTTGCCGCAAGCATCTCGATTGGGTTGTTTGCCTTTATGGCATGGATGGTCAACAACGACGGTATGCGCGCCCCCAAACAAGGGCAGTCGTTGAGCTTCAACATGGTGATGGTGGAGCAGGAACAAGATGTTCAACGCCGCCAGCGTAGTGTTCCGGAGCAACCGAAAGCGCCGGAACAGCCACCGGAAACACCAGTGTCGCAGCAACAAACTGCTGCCAGCAATACCGTGTCGCCAACCAGCGTACCGTCTTTGGGGCTGGATACCGCAATCAACGGCATTGAGATCAGTGCGCCGACATTTGGTGACTTTGGCGTAAACCAGCAGGCGCTGCCGCTCTATCGCGTTGAACCCAGCTATCCGCCTCGTGCCCTGAAACGTGGTGTGGAAGGTTACGTGGTCCTAAAATTTACCATTGATGAAACTGGTCGTCCGACCGATATTGAAGTCGTCGACGCGAATCCGCGCCGCATGTTTGAACGTGAAGCGATGCATGCGCTGAGGAACTGGAAATACCAACCGAAATTGTTGGATGGCAATGCGGTATCTCAGCCGGGTCAAACCGTAAAATTGGAGTTTAAACTAGCCAAATGATGAAACGATTAATCGTCTGTCTACTGCTGATGAGCTCAACATCGTTCGCCATGGCCGTGGAGCTTAGCCAGTACGCGGCTAATAAAGCCATGAAAGCGAACCAATTGGCACAAGACGGCAAGCTAAACGACGCCATCAGTACGCTGAAAAACTCCGATGTCTCTCGCGCTTACGACAAAGCGTACTTTGCGCGCATGCTCGGCGTGTTTTATTGGCAGAACGAGCAGCTTAAACCCGCCATTCAATCGTTGAGTGACGCTGTCACTAGTGGTGAACTGGCGGACGATCAGGGTTGGACGACGCGTCGTATGCTGGCAGACCTGCTTTTAATGGACCACCAGTACAAGCAAGCCCTGCCACACTACTATGAGCTGGTGAAATCAGCGCCGAAAGATCAGAAAGTGTATGAGCTGTGGCTGCGTATCGGACAAATTCATTATCAGGCGCAGCAGTGGCAAAAATCTCTTGATGCGATCGCTCGTTATGAAAGCTTTAAACGACCGGATGAAGTGTCACCGTTGTCAGTGAAGCTCGGAGCGCAGTTACAACTGGAACAGTGGAAAGCGGCTATCCCGACACTTAAGCGCTTGATAGCTCTGGAGCCAGAAAAGGGCAACTGGTGGTTACAGTTGGTGAGTCTGGAACTGCGCACCGGACAGAAAAAAGATGCGCTTAGCAGCCTTGGGCTAGCCAAACTTCAGGGGATTGAGCTAAGCCAGCACGATTTGCGTCTCCTGGCACAGCTTTATGCGCAAAACGGCGTTCCAGAGCGGGCAGCGCGAGTGATTGAACTGCTGGATGAGGCTGACTCAGACATTCAACTCATCACCGAGCGTGCGTTTTACTGGCAGCGTGCCAAAGAGTGGGATCGCGCGATTGAAACCTGGACGCTGGCCGCGAAATTCGATCGTAAATACCATTGGAACGTCGCGCAGCTTCTCAACCAACAAGGTGACTACCGCTCGGCACTGGCTGAACTGGATAAAGTGCAGGAGAAGGATCGTCAACCTCAGGTTGCACTTGCACGCACTCGTGCGCTTTACAAGCTCAACCAACTGGAAGAGGCGCTGATTCAGGCGAAGAAATCAAATAATCTTGAGCCATCGGATGAAGCCAAAGGCTGGATCAAATACCTCACACAACTGCGTGAGATCCAGACGCGTCAAACATCCTGAACACCGCGCGATATTGCATTAAAAAGACCTCTTAGTGAGGTCTTTTTTTATGGCGGTACGAGTACGGAAATATTCGATAAGGTGGCATTGTAATAAAGGTAAATAATATTGATTTGCAAATAGCATTAATTTGCAAATGATAATGGTTATTTGTATTCTTTAGGTCTTAGCCGCATTACAGGATAAACCGCACCCATGCATCAGGTCAGCATGCAGAGTCAGGCAGCTTTTGAATCTCTTTTTCATTATGCTCAGCAAATTACGCCATACCTTGATGGTCGTGTCGGCACAGCACAGGGCAACGAAGACGTTATCGCGCTGACTCGCAATAATGGGGAAGTATTCGCGTCGCTTTATGAAGAACTTAAAGCCGCGACGCCGGAAGCCGGGCAGGCGTATTGGTTAACACGCACCTGGGGTCTACTATGCTGGCAGCCGGTTTATCTGTCGTTTTTGTCGGTATACACACAAAAAGCGCTTCCGGATTTTACCCGCCTTGCTCAGTATCGCC
It contains:
- a CDS encoding lactate/malate family dehydrogenase, with amino-acid sequence MKIGVIGAGAVGVGICNYLLTLGSVSELILLDRDVARAEGEVFDFRHTAALTFSKNTRIVPTDDYLELIGADIVVITAGAQIQQGQSRMDLAEINSKIGVDIAKKIERVAPKAVLIVVTNPCDIVTHSIVANTGYSPGRVISAGCVVDTARLMTIVAQRVNLDPKNVFGYVLGEHGSHCFTPKSLISIAGQAADYYCDANHLDRIDADELLESVKQAGYEIFKRKNNTTHGIAASVFRIIQAVTINEHSVLPVGTLLRGEYGLKDVVLSLPAVVGRNGVEKILIHPFTDDEMQTLKSIADNLRENMINVAKSTGFSY
- a CDS encoding MBL fold metallo-hydrolase codes for the protein MKLHTLKGYIQNIYLAEYPDKLLLLDGASRADVPVIQAFIEKTLERPFRDLKAVVVTHMHPDHAGGAHKLRELTGCKIVSANKTNHWYQGWDGVLMYLTDLALAHWMANRLRCPKRRLWFARKLRADIRLCDGDVIPGFEDWQVLETPGHTDRDLSVYHPQQGILYVADLIVEVKKRLISPFPIFYPNQYRLSVKRVLDLAPNTLLLAHGKDIPFDEAAYQHLIDTTPVRPATHWRVTKLKAKSVMKSIWLFGFLERKNQL
- a CDS encoding lipocalin family protein produces the protein MKLWKFNVFVLLAMLLGGCTGTPEKVTPVGSFELNRYLGTWYEIARLDHSFERGLNQISATYSLNDDGSVKVINRGWNEEAQQWQEAEGKAKFVESPDIAHLKVSFFGPFYGSYVVFDLKDDYSLALVSGYNTDYLWLLSRTPTIADSELQAVIKKAQAAGFDTSKLIFPLQKAK
- a CDS encoding DUF3450 domain-containing protein; amino-acid sequence: MNLLKPSLVLLSAATMLPAYANTLDDAKAIQTQTNAASASSQRTIDKSSAAAMELQSEIEQLSEEVKNLAVYRDHLASLVVSQESEISSLQQQIVEINQTRQGIVPLMYQMIDGLQTNLSQDKPIRLTAREDRIEKLKALMPRADVSDAEKYRRILEAYQIEMDYGSKLGIYQDKIQLADNDAVEADILYLGRVALIARNLNATKYWSWDQKQQQWLSVESGNKADLDTAFNLANQQIAPTLLTLPVSLTKAEAK
- a CDS encoding MotA/TolQ/ExbB proton channel family protein; amino-acid sequence: MTLNKLVSVMGLSLILTAPTFATTNLVQQAKTENRTEQTHNVKREADFKKTEQELKAEKAALVAKRNALQAEADKLSAQFSKNENSLARLEEKLRLETGSLGEIFGVVRQNAKEIRAELENSVTGVDRQQYASVIDDIVAAKSLPSMKQLIGLWHAMDEQIHASGEISTHDIAFIDGEGRTQTTSATRIGALGLVTEQGYVNWNNARKDAIAYQKQPDNGPTSSSLASIEQGDTAAVVLDPSRGTLLEQLAQAPTLQQRLEAGGVIGKIILVLLAVGLIIGVYRGIVLAIARQKIQSQLKAPNQPGNNPLGRILSVYNKEQNRSVEALELRLLEAVVDEQTGLEKGLSMLKLLAALAPMLGLLGTVTGMIETFQVITQFGNGDPKVMADGISMALVTTVLGLVAAMPLLLAHNILSTQAENIRNILEKQGIGLVAEEAERECGITPASRVVGNAA
- a CDS encoding MotA/TolQ/ExbB proton channel family protein, with translation MNQADWLFSLKNLFLPLSEFMAQGGTVLWWLAAVVALCWLLVVERVIYLAFTFPKQRKQWVEQWHARNDHQSWHAHAIREGWIGQAHIALTQNLNVIKVLVAICPMLGLLGTVTGMISVFDVMATQGSSNPKLMASGISLATLPTMAGMVAALAGMFVHARLAKTCRLFELKLEKSLRSQR
- a CDS encoding ExbD/TolR family protein — translated: MRLGRRQSKQEEAQIDLTSMLDIVFIMLIFFIVTSSFVRESGVEVNRPSAANVVAQKDAGIFVAITSANDIYIDKRQVDVERVQATLEHLLLEQPDASLVIQADEHAYNGTVVKVMDAAKGAGVKNIALAAEKR
- a CDS encoding energy transducer TonB, with translation MGRLLLAMPFAASISIGLFAFMAWMVNNDGMRAPKQGQSLSFNMVMVEQEQDVQRRQRSVPEQPKAPEQPPETPVSQQQTAASNTVSPTSVPSLGLDTAINGIEISAPTFGDFGVNQQALPLYRVEPSYPPRALKRGVEGYVVLKFTIDETGRPTDIEVVDANPRRMFEREAMHALRNWKYQPKLLDGNAVSQPGQTVKLEFKLAK
- a CDS encoding tetratricopeptide repeat protein, with translation MKRLIVCLLLMSSTSFAMAVELSQYAANKAMKANQLAQDGKLNDAISTLKNSDVSRAYDKAYFARMLGVFYWQNEQLKPAIQSLSDAVTSGELADDQGWTTRRMLADLLLMDHQYKQALPHYYELVKSAPKDQKVYELWLRIGQIHYQAQQWQKSLDAIARYESFKRPDEVSPLSVKLGAQLQLEQWKAAIPTLKRLIALEPEKGNWWLQLVSLELRTGQKKDALSSLGLAKLQGIELSQHDLRLLAQLYAQNGVPERAARVIELLDEADSDIQLITERAFYWQRAKEWDRAIETWTLAAKFDRKYHWNVAQLLNQQGDYRSALAELDKVQEKDRQPQVALARTRALYKLNQLEEALIQAKKSNNLEPSDEAKGWIKYLTQLREIQTRQTS